The DNA sequence GAAAAACTCTCAAAAAAAATAATCTTGGAGAGACTTTCCCAAGAAAAATATTTAGCCCAAACACGGATTAATGAAGTCGAAGCGGCGCATGCCTCTCTTTTTGTAGCAGGATGGCGTCCTTTTGTTGGATGGATTTGTGCTTTGGCACTGGCTTGGCACTTTATCTTTTATGATATGATAAACTGGATTATGACAAGCTTCTACCCTTTGTACCCTTCTGTTCCGCCGCTCTCTAGCACAGAAACATTGATCACAGTCCTCTTATCGATTTTAGGGATTGGTGGCTTGCGTACTTTTGAAAAATATACAGGTGTGAATGCACACCACTAGAAATGGCATAACCTTTGCATATTAAAGACCGAATGGAAGCAGCAAAGCCGTTAAATAGGTAAAAAGTGCTATGCTGTTTAGGTTAATTTTGGGATCAAAGGTATAGGGTATGTCATTAAATTCGATCATTAATACCTCTTTGTCAGGGTTGTTTGTTAATCAACAGACCCTACAGGTTGCATCGAATAATATTGCTAATGTGAATACACCTGGCTATAGCCGATTGGTCGTGGAGCAAGCCCCTAACGTGGTTCAGGGCAGTTCTGCGGGGGTTATTGTCTCTGGTGTGACCCGCGTTGTTGACCGATTTTTAGAATCTGCGTTTAGAACATCTTCTTCAAATGCAGCAGAATATACAGCCCAGCGTGAATTCCAGGATCGTATTCAAGGGCTTTTGGGCGATCCCAATGCAGATAGCTCCTTGTCTCAAAGACTTTCAGATATTTATGTTTCAATTGCTGACATGTCGCTCAATCCTGCGGATACCTTGAGACGACAACAGACGCTCAATGAGATGCAGACATTTTTGGATAATATTTCTCTTATACAAGATGAAGTGCAAAATCTGAGAAATGAGACCAACCAGCAGATCGCAGAAAAAACTGACGAATTAAATGAGCTCTTTAATCGGGCTTATGAACTTAATCCGCTGATTGCAAAGGCAAGTGCGGAGGGGAATAATGCTGGGTCTCTTGAAGGAGAGATGGGGCAGGTTCTGGATAAGATATCTGAGTTTATGGATATTACAGTTCAACAAAATGATGAAGGTACATATAGAGTGACCACATCAAGCGGGATCACTGTTGTCGATAATACAACAAAAACCCGCTTAGAGTATGAAGCACCTGGTACCGTAGATTCCTCCTCTTACTTTGACCCTATTGAATTATATAGGCTCAATCCTAATACGGATGAAGTAACAAGTTCTGGTCGAGATATGAATGGTCAAATCCGGTCTGGATCGCTGAGAGGGCTCATGGACCTTAGAGATGAGCAACTTGTGAATCTTTCCACAACCTTAGGGGAGTTCTCAGCTCGTTTCACAGACCAAATGAATGCTGTTCATAATCAATATTCTGCTGTGCCGGCACCAAATTCTTTGGAGGGCAAGACCACCTTCATCGATGGCTCTCAAAATGTTAATTTTACAGGGGAAGTAACTTTTGCCGTTACGGATAGTAACAGTCAACTTGTTGCCTCCCATACAGTTGATTTTGATAGCACGGCTTTTGCTGACTACGATGCATTAGTCACAGCAGTCAATACAGGCTTGGGCGGGGCAGGGACATTGGCTTTGACAAATGGTCAGATGTCTTTGACAGCGGCCAGTAGTTCCAATGGTGTCGTTATTGCTGATAATGAGACAACACCTTCTTCCCTTTCTGGCCGGGGCTTCTCTCACTTCTTTGGTATGAATGATGTGATCAGTGGTCGAGAACAAGGAATTTACGAAACCGGCCTCACAGGCAGTGACCCTCACACGATGACCAATGGTGAAACAATTGAGTTCAGAGTTCTTGACCGAAATAATTCTGAAATTTCTACAGTCACCGTTACAATTTCAGGGACGGATATAGATGATGTCATTGCCGAACTTAATGACAATACCGGCTTGGGTGCTTATGTGACATATGCCTTAGATTCTAAGGGACAGTTAACATGGACTTCCAATAATACAATTACCGATGTTGATATTCAATTGATCTCTGATGCGACAGAGATGGGATCAACGGGGGTTGGTTTTACTAAGGCATTCGGTCTTGATAAAAGCTATCAAATTGATGCAGGCCATGAACTTTCAGTGCGGAATGAATTGAGCCAAGATCCTTCATTGTTCGCTGTGAGTGACTTCGACCTGACAGGATCAGTGGGCGATGTTGTCCTTACTTCAGGGGACCAACGCGGTGCGCTTGCATTCCAAGAGACGGAAACAGAAGTCTTTCAATTTGGCGATGCTGGCGAGTTAAGAGCGGCAGATGCTAGTCTTCAACAATATCTTGCCCAGTATCTTGGGAATGCAGGCTTGATGGCTCAGCGTTCAGAAAATTTAGAAATTGATAATTTGGCTCTTAGAGATGAGCTTGAACTGCGCCGCAGTGATGTGAGCGGTGTTAATCTGGATGAGGAATTGTCTAGCCTGGTTGTCTACCAGAATGCTTACAATGCTTCAGCAAGAGTGTTATCTACGGTTCAAAGTCTCTACGATTCCTTGTTGCAAGTGGTATAGGAGTTAATCAATGACACGTGTATCTAGCTTTGGACAGCAAACCCTTCTTTTAAGAGGGATGATGAATAATCAAGAAAGTGTCTTTAAAGCACAACAGCAGATTACCACAGGTAAAAAGTCGACGGATTATGCTGGCACTGCCGGTGATACGGCTACGATTTTAGGGGCGAAGAATTTTAAATCTCGCGTAGAGACATACCAAAGCTCAATTGCCACGATCAGAGGAAAGCTTGACGCAAACGATGTTCAGTTAGAAGGTATGTTGAACTCAATGCGCTCTTTGAAAGAGACAACTCAGACAGCTCTGGCTAACTATCAAGCAGAAGGGCTTATTCCTCTTCTGGAGCAGGGTTTCAAATTCATAGTGAATGGTTTGAACTCCAACTTGGATGGAACTTTTTTATTCTCAGGTGCAAAAACAGGCACCAAACCTGTCAATGTTGATGAAATATCTGACTTATCAAGCCTTGGTTCTATAAGTGATGCCTTTGAAAACAGTGATATTGGTTTTGAAGCGAGAATTGCCGATGGAGTAGAGTTAGAATTTGGTTTGCTAGCTGATGAAATTGCTGAAGATGCTTTTCAAGTAATGCATGATATCTATGATTACAATGTGACAAATCCTGGGGCTTTGGAAGGCGAACTTGATTCAACGTCATATGCTTTCATTCAGTCTAAAATTTCAGAGTTAGACACCGTAATTGATGATATGCTGCAAATTCAAGTATCAAACGGGCTCGCATTTGAGCGGCTCGAAGTTGTGGATAATCAACACAAAGATACTGTCAACTACTTGGAAACTTATATTGCAGATTTAGAAGATGTGGATCTTGCAGAAGCCATTACGCGATTAAATAATGACCAAGTAGCCTTAGAGGCTTCCTATCAAGCTGTGAGTTCTCTGACACAGCTTTCTTTGCTCAGATTCTTGTAAGTTTCTTATATAAAGCCTTGCGCCGCAACCTATCCTCTCCCTATATTATTAAGAAGTATGACAAGGAGGGTAGTAATGTCAGATGTTTTGATTTCACGCGAAAATAATATTATCACGATTCAGTTTAACAGACCTGAGAAGAAAAACGCCATTACAGGTGCGATGTACGACCAGATGTCTGAAGTGATTGAAGAGGCAGAAAAAGACACTGCTGTCAGAGCCATTTTGCTGAAAGGCACCGAAGGATGTTTTACTTCGGGAAATGACCTGCATGACTTCATGGCCTTCAATATGAGTGATACACGAGAAGAGCTTGAATCTATTCGATTTTTACGGGCTATCGTTCCGTCTTCCGTACCTGTGATCGCGGCTGTTGATGGGCTGGCAATTGGCATTGGGACGACAATGTTACTGCATTGCGATCAAATTGTTACAACAAGAGATGCTCTTTATAAAATGCCTTTCACTGAACTTGCACTCGTTCCCGAAGCAGGGTCATCTTATATGATTCCTCAAAAGGTCGGTCATTCTAAGGCTTCAGATTTGTTGTTAACTGGCAGGTCATTTTCTGGAGAAGAAGCACATGACTGGCATATTGCAACGCACTTAACAGAGAGTTTTGAAGACTGTCATACACTCGCGGAAAAATTAGCAGATGATTTTAATCATCGCCCCCCAGCGGCTATTAGAAAATCAAAGAAATTAATCAAGGGAGATATGAAGGACATTGTTGCACGTCTTGAACAAGAAGGTATTGAGTTTGGTAATCAATTAAAATCACCCGAATGCGCAGAAGCGATACAGGCCTTTATGCAAAGGCGAAAACCTGATTGGTCAAAATTTGGATAAGTTCAGAAAAAAGGTCAATATTCATGCGATTGACCTTTTTTCGTTTAGCGTTCGTGTCTTAGCAGTTTATTGATTTTTAGAGGAGAGAATGAGATTTAACAACTCTACTTCTTCATCATCTAATTCATCGTCAAAGAAGAGATCGTCTTCTTCATCATATTCTTTTTCTCTGCCGTCTCTTATTAGATAATCACGGCGTTGAAGGTAGGCTGATCGGGCAAGAAGATAGGGGTCAGTTTCTGAGTATAAATCATCCAAAACTTTATCAAGCTCAGCCCTAATCGTTATAATGTCTGCACCCAGTCTTGCATAGACCCACTCCCAGCCAAATTCTTTATCTATGACATAGTCTGTAGGATCTAGGAAAAGTGAGGCTGTAAAACCAACCGTGTCCCTTGTTGTAGAAGGACCAACAAAAGGTATGATGAAATAGGGCGACTCTTTAAAGCCCCAGACAGCAAGAGTTTGACCGATATCTTCTTTATGGCGCTTTAGGCCCATTTTTTCAGCGGGATTCCAGAGCCCCGCAATGCCGACAGTACTATTGATTATAAATCTTGCCAGCGTCGAAATGGCTCTTTCCGGTTTCGCCTGCAAGATGTCATTCGCAAAAGTCATTGGTTCGGAAAGATTATCAAATGCATTTCTAATGCCTTTTCGGGCAGGGGATGGCATGACAGCATTATAGGTATTTGCAACGGGATCAAGGATGACTCGATCGACTTTACGATTAAATTCAAATATTTTTCTATTCGTCTTCTCGTAGGGGTCAATTACATCTGGCGTTGTTGCACAAGCGGCAGCTGATAAAGCTACAAGAAGGAGTATCACCTTTTTCATTCTGATTATCCGTGTCGTTTTAATGTTTTTATTATCTATCTGACTTAAATGTGCCAATTTTATGATGTCTATCTAGTGTTATCAGACACCCTTTACAAGGGAAATGCACATTTTCGTGAGGTTTCTCACCGTATTTATATACTATTTTTCTATTAGTTCGTTTATCTTCTTTACATATATAAAGATATGTTTATATGTTTAACGGAAAGTCGAATCAAGCAATGGTGAATACTATGGAATTGTTGTTGTCAGCACTAAGAGCTGCAGCCGAAGTTACAAGATTAAGAATTCTTGGCCTCTTAGGTCACGGTGAACTGACTGTGAGCGAATTGGTTTCAATTTTGGATCAAAGTCAGCCTCGTGTGTCTCGTCACCTGCGTTTAATGGTCGAGGCAGGATTACTAGCAAGATTTAGGGAGGGGACGTGGGTCTTCTATCGACTTGCGGATCATGGTCTTCAACGCCAACTCATCAATGATTTATTGCCACATATTGAAAGCGATTCAGGGGATCTTGCTCGGGATCTGGAACGTCTTAAGCTATTAAGAGCTGAACGGGCCACATTGGCCGCTGAATATTTTCAGGAAAATGCAGAACAATGGAATGAAGTGAGGTCTTTATATGTGCCGGAGCTTGAGGTCGAGAAAGCTCTTATCGAGCTTGCTGGTGAGCAAAGAAACGGTAATTTACTTGATGTAGGGACAGGGACAGGACGGATCTTAGAAGTTTTTTCAGAAAGTATTTCCGCAGGTGTTGGTGTTGATTTATCAAGGGATATGCTTTCTGTTGCACGGAATGAACTGGATGCTAAATCCATTGAAAACTGTGAGGTCCGTCTTGGGGATATGTATAATTTACCTGTTGAACGTGGCAGTAAGGACTTAGTCATTTTTCATCAGGTCCTTCACTTTGCTGATGATCCCCTGATGGCAATTAAAGAAGCAGAAAAGTCTCTCAGAGCGGGCGGTGCACTATTGATTGCAGATTTTGCGCCTCATCAACATGAATTTTTACGTGATGAACACGCCCACAGGCGCCTAGGCTTTAGTGATGAAGAAGTTACTTCATGGGCCCATGGTTCGGCCTTATCTTATGCAGAAAATTTAACATTTAAAGGTGACAAACTTGATGTGAAAGTTTGGCGTCTCGAAAAAGGAAGAG is a window from the Temperatibacter marinus genome containing:
- a CDS encoding 3TM-type holin — encoded protein: MSLLSLLKAVKPSASLKQIGAILDQLFTSEDEKLSKKIILERLSQEKYLAQTRINEVEAAHASLFVAGWRPFVGWICALALAWHFIFYDMINWIMTSFYPLYPSVPPLSSTETLITVLLSILGIGGLRTFEKYTGVNAHH
- the flgK gene encoding flagellar hook-associated protein FlgK, with amino-acid sequence MSLNSIINTSLSGLFVNQQTLQVASNNIANVNTPGYSRLVVEQAPNVVQGSSAGVIVSGVTRVVDRFLESAFRTSSSNAAEYTAQREFQDRIQGLLGDPNADSSLSQRLSDIYVSIADMSLNPADTLRRQQTLNEMQTFLDNISLIQDEVQNLRNETNQQIAEKTDELNELFNRAYELNPLIAKASAEGNNAGSLEGEMGQVLDKISEFMDITVQQNDEGTYRVTTSSGITVVDNTTKTRLEYEAPGTVDSSSYFDPIELYRLNPNTDEVTSSGRDMNGQIRSGSLRGLMDLRDEQLVNLSTTLGEFSARFTDQMNAVHNQYSAVPAPNSLEGKTTFIDGSQNVNFTGEVTFAVTDSNSQLVASHTVDFDSTAFADYDALVTAVNTGLGGAGTLALTNGQMSLTAASSSNGVVIADNETTPSSLSGRGFSHFFGMNDVISGREQGIYETGLTGSDPHTMTNGETIEFRVLDRNNSEISTVTVTISGTDIDDVIAELNDNTGLGAYVTYALDSKGQLTWTSNNTITDVDIQLISDATEMGSTGVGFTKAFGLDKSYQIDAGHELSVRNELSQDPSLFAVSDFDLTGSVGDVVLTSGDQRGALAFQETETEVFQFGDAGELRAADASLQQYLAQYLGNAGLMAQRSENLEIDNLALRDELELRRSDVSGVNLDEELSSLVVYQNAYNASARVLSTVQSLYDSLLQVV
- a CDS encoding flagellin — protein: MTRVSSFGQQTLLLRGMMNNQESVFKAQQQITTGKKSTDYAGTAGDTATILGAKNFKSRVETYQSSIATIRGKLDANDVQLEGMLNSMRSLKETTQTALANYQAEGLIPLLEQGFKFIVNGLNSNLDGTFLFSGAKTGTKPVNVDEISDLSSLGSISDAFENSDIGFEARIADGVELEFGLLADEIAEDAFQVMHDIYDYNVTNPGALEGELDSTSYAFIQSKISELDTVIDDMLQIQVSNGLAFERLEVVDNQHKDTVNYLETYIADLEDVDLAEAITRLNNDQVALEASYQAVSSLTQLSLLRFL
- a CDS encoding enoyl-CoA hydratase, translating into MSDVLISRENNIITIQFNRPEKKNAITGAMYDQMSEVIEEAEKDTAVRAILLKGTEGCFTSGNDLHDFMAFNMSDTREELESIRFLRAIVPSSVPVIAAVDGLAIGIGTTMLLHCDQIVTTRDALYKMPFTELALVPEAGSSYMIPQKVGHSKASDLLLTGRSFSGEEAHDWHIATHLTESFEDCHTLAEKLADDFNHRPPAAIRKSKKLIKGDMKDIVARLEQEGIEFGNQLKSPECAEAIQAFMQRRKPDWSKFG
- a CDS encoding MlaA family lipoprotein, encoding MKKVILLLVALSAAACATTPDVIDPYEKTNRKIFEFNRKVDRVILDPVANTYNAVMPSPARKGIRNAFDNLSEPMTFANDILQAKPERAISTLARFIINSTVGIAGLWNPAEKMGLKRHKEDIGQTLAVWGFKESPYFIIPFVGPSTTRDTVGFTASLFLDPTDYVIDKEFGWEWVYARLGADIITIRAELDKVLDDLYSETDPYLLARSAYLQRRDYLIRDGREKEYDEEDDLFFDDELDDEEVELLNLILSSKNQ
- a CDS encoding ArsR/SmtB family transcription factor → MFNGKSNQAMVNTMELLLSALRAAAEVTRLRILGLLGHGELTVSELVSILDQSQPRVSRHLRLMVEAGLLARFREGTWVFYRLADHGLQRQLINDLLPHIESDSGDLARDLERLKLLRAERATLAAEYFQENAEQWNEVRSLYVPELEVEKALIELAGEQRNGNLLDVGTGTGRILEVFSESISAGVGVDLSRDMLSVARNELDAKSIENCEVRLGDMYNLPVERGSKDLVIFHQVLHFADDPLMAIKEAEKSLRAGGALLIADFAPHQHEFLRDEHAHRRLGFSDEEVTSWAHGSALSYAENLTFKGDKLDVKVWRLEKGRES